The Spiroplasma litorale nucleotide sequence AATAACGTTGAAAATATTATTAAAATAATAAAAAGCTTTAATAAAAATATAATTGTTATTTTAGATTTAGCTCAATCAGTAATTCATAATAAAATTGATGTATCTAAATGAGGAGTTGACTGTGTTGCTTTTTCGACTCATAAAATGTTTGGTCCTTTTGGTTTAGGAGTTTTATGAGCAAAAGAAGAAATATTGAATTTAATGAACCCAATTGTTTATGGTGGGGGTAATAATATTGATATAACCAGAAATGATTATAGATTAGCGAATATTCCAGATAAATTTGAAAGTGGTACACTTAATCTAAGTGCAATCTATGCTTTTAATAAATGTTTGGACATAATTAATAAAATTGGCATTGATAATATTATTAATCATTCAAAAGAATTGAAAAGATATTTGAGAAGTAAAGTGAATGCTAATTTATATAAAAAGTTTGATTTTTATAATATTGATAATGATGAACCCATACTAGTTTTCAATTTAAAAAATGTAAATGCTCAAGACTTTGGTTCATTTTTAAATAAGAAGTACAACATATCAGTAAGGGTTGGAAAGCATTGTTCAAGGCTTGTAAACAAATTACTGAATACAAATTCTACTATTAGAGCAAGTTTCTCAATTTATAACACAAAAGAAGATATTGATAATTTTGTTTTAGCTTTAAATGATTCAGATAGTTGAATTGATGAAATTATATAAGGAGATATATGATTGATAAAAACGATAAAATTATGTTAAGACAAATAATTATGGAACATTATACAGCACCTGAAAATAAAAACTTATTAAATAATAAAGAAGCAATAATAAAATTACAAGATTCACCTACTTGTAGTGATGAAATTAATGTTCAATTGTTATTTGATTTAGATTGTATTGAAGATTCAAGGTTTGATGGTAATGCTTGTGCTATTGCAACAGCAGCTTCAGATATTTTATGTAATGGTTTAAAAAATAAAAATAAAAAAGAAGCATTAAAATATTTAGAAAATTATCACAAATTAATAACAACAGGAGAATGTGATGAAAACATTCTAGATGAATTAATTGTATTTTCAGATATTTATAAGCAAGGAAATAGAATTAATTGCGCTTTATTGGCAGCTGATGGATTTAAAAAAATTATATTAAATGAGGTTTAAGTATGAAAAAATTGAAACAAGAAAAAGAAATTAAAGAAATTTCAAATTATAAATACGGTTTTAACGAAGGAGAAGTTTCTTCTTTTAAAGTGGAAAAGGGTATAAACGAAGAAATAATCAAACAAATTTCAAGACATAAAAATGAGCCAGAATGGATGCTTGATTATAGACTTAAAAGTTTAAAAATATTTAATGACTTTCCTCAACCTAATTTTGGTCCCGACCTAAATTTTATAAATTTTGATGATTATTATTACTACACAGAAGGGGACAATAAAATTTCAAATGATTGAGATGATGTCCCGACAAATATTAAAAAAACTTTTGAAAGATTAGGAATACCAGAAGCCGAAAAAGAATTTTTATTAGGTATAAATGCACAATGAGATGCAAAACCAGTTTATGAAAATTTAAATAAAGAATTAGAAAAACAAGGAGTTATTTTTACTGACTGTGATACAGCACTTAGAAAATATCCGGAAATTTTTAAAAAATATTTTGGAATGATTGTTAAAAATAATGATAATAAGTATGCTGCTCTTAATTCTGCAGTATGAAGCGGAGGAACTTTTATTTATGTTCCAAGTGGAATAAAACTTTCAAAACCATTGCAAGCATATTTTAGAATTAACTATCAATTATCAGGACAGTTTGAAAGAACTTTGATAGTTGTTGAAGATGATGCTGAATTACATTACATAGAAGGTTGTACAGCACCAATTTATTCAAAAAACAATTTACATGCTGCCATTGTTGAAATATTCATTGGTAAAAGGTCTAAAGTTAGATACACAACCGTACAAAATTGAAGCGACAACGTACTAAATCTTGTTACAAAAAGAAGTTTAGTTGAAGAAGATGGAAGAATGGAATGGATTGATGGAAACATTGGTTCTAAAATAAATATGAAATATCCTTCATGTATATTAAAGGGTGATAGATCTCAAGGCGATACTATATCTATTGCTGTTGCAAAAAAAGGTGTCTATCAAGATGCGGGAAGTAAAATGATACATTTAGGTAAGGAAACAAAATCTAAAATAATCTCTAAATCAATAACGTTCCAAGGAGGTACTGCAAATTATAGAGGGCTTGCTTATATTGGACCAAATGCGATAAATTCAAAAGCTAGAGTTGAGTGTGATACTCTAATTTTAGATAATCAATCTCATTCAGACACAATTCCACAAAATAAGGTTCATAATAATAAATCTCAAATTGAGCATGAAGCAACAGTATCTAAAGTTAGTGAAGAACAATTGTTTTATTTAATGTCTAGAGGTTTGAGTGAGCAACAAGCATTAGAAATCATAGTTATGGGCTTCTTAGAACCTTTTACAAAGGAATTACCACTTGAATATGCAGTTGAACTAAACCAATTAATTAAAATGGATATGGAGGGATCTGTGGGTTAAAAAACCATACAAAAAATGTATGGTTTTTTTATATATTAAATTTTTTATATAAATTTCTATTTTATAAATTTTCAACAACTTTTTTAGCGCCATCACATTTTTTACAATATATAACTGACATTTCGTTTTTTCACATTAATTTTGAAGATTTTAATGAGAAGTTATTAACTTCAGGTAGTTTTTTCTTTGCACTGACAAAATAATCCATATATTCATCAGTTTTATAACTTCTTTTACAATTTAGACATTTTATGTGAGATACTTGAAATTTTAATATTATTGATCTAACCTCGGCTATATATCATTCAAGATTATTTTTTGAATATTCATCTGAAAAGTATTTATCAAAAGCATCAATTAATTCTCTTTCACCAGCATCCGTTCTTTGTTTTTTGTCATTATATTTTTTTACAAATACAGGAAGAATTACAAGTGTTAAAAATGTGATTATTGTATTTGATCCTATAAATATACAAGACGCAAGAGCTATTTTTGTAGATGTATCCATATTTTAAATCCTTTCTCTTATAAAAATTATAATACAATTTCTACTCCCTCAATATCATAAGGGAATTCTTCAATTAATATCGATTCTACTCCTTCTTTAAAGGTAATATCAGTTAGTCCACAACCAACGCAGTTACCTTTTAATCTAATATATACAATTTTGTCCTTTAATGCAACAAACTCCATGTCTCCACCATCTTGATTTATATATACTTTAAGTTGATCTAGTACTTCTATAAGTTTTTTTTCTATATTATTTTCCAATGCAACCCCCAATTTTTAAAAAAAATATTATTTGTAAGTAAAATTAATATAATTTAAGTTTATAATTTTATTGTTAGGAGAGCAACAAAATGGTAGAAAAAGGACAAAAAATTATTGCTAAAGTAACAGCAATTGTTAATTATGGAGCATTTTGCGAAATAATTGATAATGATGAAACAATTAAAGGATTGATTCATATTTCAGAAATATCAGATTTTTATGTAAAAAGTATTTCTGAGTTTTTAGAAACTGGAAAAGAATACGAAGTAGAAGTAATTGACTTTTCAAAGGATAAAAATCAGGTGAAGCTAAGTTACAAATCAATAAGACCAGAATTATTAAAAATTGAAAATTCAAAAATAAAAGAGACAACAAATGGGTTTGATAATCTTAAAAAGAGCGTAAAATAGTTATATAAATTAAAAATATAGGAGAAATAAATGATAAAAACTAACTTAACTTTTCTTGGATTTGAAAAAGAAATTTTAGACTTTGATAAAAGCATTTTAAAAGATTTAGAAAATAAACTTATAGATAAAAAAGGATTAGGTTCAGATTTTTTAGGTTGAATTAATTGACCAAATGACTACGATAAAGAAGAATATTCAAAAATGAAACAAATTGCTTCTCGACTTAGAAAAGATATTGATGTATTGCTTGTTGTAGGAATTGGTGGAAGTTATCTTGGAACAAGAGCTGCAGATAATATGATAAGAGGATTATTACCAAATGATAAAGTCCAATTAATATATGTTGGTAATACAATTTCTTCAAGTTATATTAAGCAAGTTCTTGACTATGTAGAAAACAAAGAGTTTGCAATTGTTAATGCATCAAAATCAGGTACAACTACTGAACCTGGAATTTCATTTAGAGTTTTTCAAAAAAAACTAATTGAAAAAAAAGGTAAGGAAATTGCTAAAAAAAGAATAGTTGCAGTTACAGATAAATCTAAAGGTGCATTGAAGAAATTGTCATTAAATGAAGGATATGAAACATTTGTAATACCAGATGATATTGGTGGTAGATTTTCAGTTTTTACACCGGTAGGTTTATTTCCTTTAATGGTAGCAGGTGTTGACACAGACTTACTAATGAAAGGTTCTCAAAAAGCTTTTAAGGATTTGAAAGATATTAATAATGAAGCATATAAATATGCTGTTGCAAGATATTTGTTAAATACAAAATATGATTATAAAACTGAAGTTTTAGTAAGTTATGAAATGCAAATGCAAATGTACACAGAATGATGAAAACAACTATTTGGGGAATCAGAAGGTAAAGATAATAAAGGTTTACTTCCTTCAAGTTGTATATTTTCAACAGACTTACACTCTTTAGGCCAATTCATTCAAGATGGAACAAAAAATGTTTTGTTTGAAACAATTATTGATGTTAAAAAACCAAGTTATGATTTAAACGTTCCAAAAGATGATGAAGATTTAGATGGATTAAATTATCTTACAAGCAAATCTTTTCATGAAATTAACCAAACCGCTTTAAAGGGGGTTATTGAAGCTCACGTTAATACAGGTCAAGTTCCAAATATAATTTTAGAATTTGATAAGATGGATGCTGAGATGTTCGGTTATTCAATTTATTGGTTTATGAGATCTTGTGCAATTAGTGGTTATCTTTTAGATATAAATCCATTTGATCAACCCGGAGTAGAAGTTTATAAAAAAAACATGTTTAAGTTATTAAAAAAACCAGGATTTTAAAAAAAGCAATTATTATTGCTTTTTTTATTTAAAATCATATTAAGAGGTAATTATGTTAGAAATAAAAGATTTATTATATTTAAGTAAAAAACAAGAAGAATTAGATGAATACATTATGACTTCAAAAAAACTATCATTGAATGAAGAAATTGATAATAACAAGATTATTGCACTTATTGTAGAAATTTCAGAATTTATTAATGAGTGTAGAGCTTTTAAATATTGATCTAATAAACCATCAAGTGATAAAAGTATTGTTTTAGAAGAATTTGTTGACTCTTTACATTTTATTATAAGTATTGGAAATGACATTGTTTTTAACTTTTCAAATTACAAATATAATGCTTGAGATAAAAAAGATATTAATTATTGAAGCATAGAAATGTATAAATCAATTATGAGTTTTCAAGGTTTTAGAAGTCATAAAAACTATTCTTCATTATTAAATACTTTTATGAATTGTATGAATATATTAGATTTTTCATCTGATGATGTTTTGAATTCATATAATAAAAAAAATGAAACAAACTTTAAAAGACAAGACAACAATTACTAGAAAATAAGGAGGTATTTATGGATACATCAAAAAAAGAAATATATAAATATAAGCCTAAGGACCCAAGTGATCCAAAAATGCCTTCACTTAATAAAGATGACTTTAATTATGACAATAATTTGCAAACAATTGAATTAACTGGCTCTATGTCATATGAAACTACTAAAATTGGTAGTGATGAATTAAAAAACGATTCAAAAATTAATGTAGTAGAAAAAGATATTGACTTAAACGATAAAGACAATGCAGATTTATTTAAAAATATTTCATCTGCAAAAAGTTTAATAAATAGTTTAAAACAAAAAGCAAATAAGGCTCTTGAAGAGAAAACGGACAGTGATGATAACAAATCGAAGGTTGTAATGCCTGATCCAAACTCAGAATTAAATATTGTAAATCATCTTAGAAATAGAGGGTCTGTAAGCAATAAATTATTACATCAAGATACAAGAACTAAAATGCGTACCTTAAGAGAAGATCATCGCTTAAATCTAACTGAGAATGAAATAAAAATAATTAAATCTGAATTTAAAGAAAAGGTTATTAAATCTTCAAAAACAGGAGTTGTTTTAAAAGAATCTAAATTTGGTTTTGAAATTTATAAAAATAATATTGATAAAAGATTTTGAGTAGTCACAGTTTGCTTTGATGAATTATTTGACCCTTCAAAGGTAAGGTTTACAAATCTTTGAGTTGGTGGTGCTTTCATTGGCTATGGATATGATTATATTGAAGATGCGATTTCAAAAGCAAAAAATTTAGCAACTTCTGGAAGAACCGGAAACATTTATTGAAGAGATTTTGTGGTAGATTGAATAAAAGATAAAAATAGGTTTGTAACTTCTGATGAGCCAAAAAAATTTACATATGAAGAATATAAAAAAATTGTTGATTGATATAGTAAAAATAAAGTTAGAATTTGTGTAAAAAATCAAAATAAAAAAGATTATGAAGATTTAATGGATGAAGCAAAACAAAAAAGAGCAAAAGGTGAAAGGGTGTCCCCGCTTATTGCGTTGCAAGCAAAAATGATTGATAAACCTAGAAAAGCTGTGAATATATACGGTTATCCAACAAAAAATCCAAAATATAAAGGAAAGGAGTATGAAAAACCCGAAAATAAATTATATGAAATTGGTTTTTCATATACAGAGTAAATGAAGAAAATCGACTCTACTACTAATGAGTTAATTAAAAAAATTGTACTATTAAAAAAATCTGTAAATATTAAAAAAAATAGTCAATATTTAATTGAAGGTGAAAAAATGATTGATTTAGCAGTTTATTTGAAAAAAGCCGAATTAATATTAATTTCAGATAAAAAATATTTAGATAAATATAAAAATTTTAAAGAATTAATATTAATAAATGATAATATTGCTAAAAAAATTACATCATTAATTAATCATCAAGGGGTATTTGCAGTTTGCGGTATAGAAAATTCTAATTTGGAATCCAACTTTGATTGCTTAGTATTAGATGATGTACAGAATCCTGGTAACATGGGGACAATATTAAGGTCAGCTTCTGCTTTTGGTTTTAAAAATATTATTTCTTCGGATAATTCAGTATCTTTTTATAATGAAAAAGTATTAAGGGCTACACAATCTAACCATTTTCAATTAAATCTAATTTCTTCAAATGATATTGAAAAAGATATAATAAATTTAAAAAATAAAGGATATTTTATTGTTGGTAGTTATTTAAAAAATAACAATAACAATAATAATGAAAAAAATAACAATAAAAATGACTCCCATAAAAAATATGCCTTAGTTCTTGGAAATGAAGGAAGTGGCATAAAAGATAATTTAGTTAAATATTTTGATAAAAATATTATAATTAAAATGGAAAAAGATGTTGAAAGTTTAAATGTTGCGGTAGCAGGTTCGATTATTATGAAAGAACTATACTATCAAAAGAATGATTTGAGGTAAATAAAATGATTAATTATAAAGCATTAATAAATGGTGAATTTATAGATAATGGCAATTGGCTTGAAATTTATGACCCATATAATAACGAAGTTGCAGGTAAAGTAACAGCTTTAAAACCTGAAGATATTGAGAAAGCATTTATGTTTGCAAGAAACGCACAAGAAAATTGAGAAAATGTTGATTTAATTACAAGAATTAAATTAATGAATGATTTTAAGAATCTGATTGAAAAAAATAAAAATGAAATAGCAAAAATAATGACAAGTGAGATATCAAAAAATCTAAAAGAATCTTTAACAGAAGTTGAAAGAACTATTGAACTAATTGAATATACTTTGGAAGAAGCAAAAAGAATGGAGCCACTAGCCTTAACTGGTGAAGGAATTGGCGCAAAAAATAAAATAGGAATTTTTTCAAGAGTTGCTAAAGGTGTTGTTTTAGCGATTTCGCCATTTAATTATCCATTTAATTTAGCGCTTGCAAAAATCATACCAGCTCTTGTAATGGGTAATACCGTAGTTTTTAAACCTGCTACTGCAGGAAGTTTAGTTGGTGCATATATTGGGAAATTATCTATTGAAGCAAAATTCCCAAAAGGAATATTTAATGTTGTTACAGGAAGAGGTCGAGAAATTGGAGATATAATTACTTCAAATAAAGAAATTGATATGATATCTTTTACAGGAAGTGTTCCAATTGGAAAAAATATAAAAGAAAAAGCAAGTACAAAGGATTTGGTTCTTGAACTAGGTGGTAAAGACCCGGCATTAGTTTTAGATGATAGTAAATTAGAGAATTGATCTAAACAAATTGTTGACGGTGCATTTGGCTACTCAGGGCAAAGATGCACAGCAATAAAAAGAGTTATTACAACAAATAAAATTGCTGATAAACTTGTGCCAATGCTAAAATCTCAAATTGAGAGTCTAACTGTAGGTTCTCCATATGAAAATAAAGCAATAACACCAGTTATTGATCAAAAATCTGCTGATTTTATAAAAGGGTTAATTGATGACTCTGTGTCAAAAAAAGCAAAAGTTTTATGTGGAAATAAATTTGAAAATAATTTGGTCTACCCAACTTTGATAGACAATGTTACTTTAGACATGAGAGTTGCCTGAGAAGAACCTTTCGGTCCAGTATTGCCAATTATTAGAATTGATGATTTAAATGAAATGATAAAAATTGCTAATGATTCTGAATTTGGATTACAAGCAAGTGTTTTTTGTAGTGATATTTCAAACGCAATTAATGTAGCAAAAAAAATAAAAGCAGGAACAGTAAATATAAATGGAAAATCACAAAGAGGGCCAGATTGTTTTCCTTTTCTAGGTATTAAAGATTCTGGTCAAGGTGTCCAAGGAGTTAGAGAATCATTGTTAAGTATGACTAGATATTCTGGAATAGTTATTAATTATTAGCATATAAGATTACATTTTGTTTTTAGTTTTGATTTTAAAATGAAATATGATAAAATAGACTTAATTAATGTGGGTTAACACAAATGGGGTTGAATAATGAAAAAAATTAAATTAATAACTAATATAATTTTACCTATTGGTTTATTAGCGGGTTTATTAGGATCATTTTTGTTTATAAAAACTATTGGTTTAGAGTCAGCTATTGATTTTGTAATTTTTAAAAGTAGCGAATATGGTACAAGTTCACCAACAATTTTCCAATGGCTTTTAATTACTACAATATTATTAAATATTATTTTATGATTGGTTTCTTTGTTTTCAAAAGTTGAAGGAGCTTTCAATTTTGTGAGATCAGTTGCAATGTTTTTACTTGCAATAGCTAACGGTTTAATGCTTTATACATTTTTAGATGAAAATTATTCTATTATTTTTAAACTTTTATTTAATATGAATTTTAACTATGCTTTAATAGGGATATCTCTTTTTATAAGTTCTATTTGTTTTATTATGTATATGGTATATTCATTTAATTCAAATCAAAACAAAACACAAAAAACTCAAAATAAAAGTGTACAAAGTCAAGTTTCAAAAGCAGATGAAGTCCAACCAGTTGTTGAACAAAGAACACCGTTTGTAAATTTACAAAACAAAGATAAAGATAATTTGGTTGAAGAAAGTTTTACTTCAACACCAAATGAAGAAACTTTCAATATTTCAGATAAGTTATCTGAACTAAAACACAACCTTCATAATAATGTTATACCAGACGATGTTGAGAATTATGCACCAAAAGTAGAGGATGAAATTACCGAAACTATAGTCACCGAAGATAACGTTGATTTTGACGAACCCTTTAAACAAGAAGAATTAGAAGATTACACAGAAGATCCTACAATTACAGAAGAGTTAAATCCAACTACATTTGTTACAAGCAATGAGTTTGTTTATAGTGGTCCAATAGACCCATATAAACAAACTATTGTTCCTAGAAGATTCACATCTTCAAAAGGTGAAAAATATGAAGGTCCAATAGGTAACATAGCAAAAAAAGTTAATGATAATAGAAATAGAAGAAAACCACTTTATGATGAAAATTATCAAGGAAAAATATTTTTAGGGGATTCAGACAGAATTTGAGATGCTCTTAAAAAACAAGCAACAGATGTATATAATCACAAAAGTGTTAATAAACCTGAGTTGGTATCGGAATTTAAGGAAAATATAAACCAAAACCAACAAGTTTCACCTAAAAAGACTTTATTCTCAGATTCAATAAATAGCGTAGATAAAATTAATGAAGAAACTAAACAAACATCAACAATCGATTGAGATGATTAGTATTTATTAATTATTTATAAACTAAAACTCTTATTGCATAAATATGAACATCTAAAATAAAATTGACAGTAAAAAAGTACTTTTATTGTTAAAATTTTATTGAAAGGTGTTCTTTTTATATGGCAAAACAATGAACAAAAAACGAAAAACTTTATATAATTAATGAATCAAAAAAAATTGGTATTTTAAATGCGGCATTAAAGTTTGATATTAGTACTAGCACAATTAAAAGATGAAAATCAGAGGTGAAAGTTAAAGGTGAAAGCGCTCTTTAATGAGGTAGCGGAACACAAGCAAAAGGAAATATCAAAAAATTTAAATCTCATGATTGAATTTTTAAAGAACCTGATGATATGAGCATTGAAGAATTAAGAGAGGCTTTGAAACTGGAAAGAGCTTTAAAAAAGCATTTGGCGAAGACAACTAAGGAAAAGTACTTCGCCATTTTTAATGTTAAAAGAATGTTTTCTTTGAAATTATCTTGTTTATATTTAAAAGTTTCAAGGTATGGATATTTAAAATGACTTAAAAACGGAAAACCAAAGTATAAAAATTATAATAGAATTTTAGCAATTAAGATAAGATGCCTTTTTTACTTGTTTAAAAAAAGATATGGTTATAATATGATAACTTTATTTTTAAACAAATACTTTAAAGAAAGATTAAACCCTTGAGTTGTTTATAGATATATGAAAATAATGAGTTTAAAAGCAGCAAAGAAAAAGAAAGTTCCAAACTATGATAAATCAGGTCCATTAAGATTTGAAAATCTACTAAATAGAAACTTTAAATCTAAAAATATAAATGAAAAATGAGTAACAGATGTAACTTATATAAAAACTATTAATGGAAACGTATATCTATCTGTTATAAAGGATTTGTTTAATTCAGAAATTATTGATTGAAAGTTATCGGTTAGTCCTAATAATAAATTATGTCATACAAATTTAATAAGCGCCATTAAAAAAAGAGGTGCACCAAATATAATCCACTCAGATCAAGGATCACCATATACAAATGAAACTTGAGAAAGATTATGTAAAACTAATAATATAAATATTTCTATGTCACGAAGAGGAAATTCACCAGATAATGGTGCCTGTGAGTCTTTTTTTGGAACTTTTAAAAATGAATGTATATATACATATAAAGTAAAAGAACTACATCATTCAAATATTTATAAAATTATCTCAGACTATATAGAGTTTTATAATTATGTTAGACCTTCATTAAAACATAAAAAAACTCCATACGAAATTCGTATGGAGAAAGTATCTTTTTAATGTCAATTTTAATTGACAATTTCAATAAGGTTTTTTTATTTTATAAATTTCCATTTATAAGTTTAAATAAAGAAGAATTTTTTTATTTTATAAGTTTGTTTTTATTTTTTTTATATAAAATTAAATAAAATGGAGAATAATAATGATATTAAATGTTTCTACAAATAAATATTTAAGAAAAAAACTTATATTTATATTTTTTGTTTTTATTAGATTTTTAATTTTTAATAATTATTTTTTCTTATTTTTTAATATATTTATGAGTTACTTGATTAACTCTAATTTTTTTTCTTAATAATTAGATTTTTTTCATTTTTATCCATACTATATTTTTTGAAAAAAACTTTAAAAAAAGAATTTACAAAGTCTAAAAATAGAATAGTCAATAAATCTGAATTACTTATTTTGTTAATTATTATAATTTTAGAATATTTCTTAAATTTACAAAAAGCCTTTTTTAATAACGAATTATTTTTGAGCAACCAATGAAGAAATGATTTTTTAAAATTTTTGATATGAAATTCAACGCTTTTTTTGATTTTATTTGCAACCTTTGTTCTTTATATAATTTCTTACAATTTATCATATTATTTTTTAAAGATCAGAAATTTTTATAACCACATTTTTAAAATCAAAAATCTATTTCTAGACTCAATAAAAACTATTTATAATTTTACACTTTATTTTCTTTACAAATTATTTTTATTTAAAATTAAAGCTAGATTTTTAATTAATGATTTAGTTATAAATTATAAAAAAACTAAGAAAATATATTTTATAAAATTCGTATATGGTGATAAAGTCAAAAAATAAATTTATATTATTATTTTAAAAAAAAGGAGGAAATATGAAAAATAATATAAATAAAATTGAAAATTTAGAAAAAAAATTTAAATCAGGTTACGGAATTGAAAATATTAATTTTATTGTAAAACCTGGTAGAGTATTTGGTTATTTGGGCCCTAACGGAGCGGGAAAATCAACTACAATTAGATCTTTAATGGGATTCATTAAACCTAACTCTGGAAGTTCTATAATAAAAAAAAGAAATGAAAATGAGATTGAAAACATAATATCTTATGATTCATGAAATGATAAAGACCATACACAAAAAATAATAATAGGATATGTACCAGGAGAAATTGCATTTCCCCAACATATGACAGGATTAAATTTATTAAAAATGGTGTTCAAATTAAGAAATATGACAAATTGAGAAATAGTTAAGCAAAATATTTTATATTG carries:
- a CDS encoding IS3 family transposase, translating into MSIEELREALKLERALKKHLAKTTKEKYFAIFNVKRMFSLKLSCLYLKVSRYGYLKWLKNGKPKYKNYNRILAIKIRCLFYLFKKRYGYNMITLFLNKYFKERLNPWVVYRYMKIMSLKAAKKKKVPNYDKSGPLRFENLLNRNFKSKNINEKWVTDVTYIKTINGNVYLSVIKDLFNSEIIDWKLSVSPNNKLCHTNLISAIKKRGAPNIIHSDQGSPYTNETWERLCKTNNINISMSRRGNSPDNGACESFFGTFKNECIYTYKVKELHHSNIYKIISDYIEFYNYVRPSLKHKKTPYEIRMEKVSF